A single Pseudochaenichthys georgianus chromosome 10, fPseGeo1.2, whole genome shotgun sequence DNA region contains:
- the LOC139434546 gene encoding uncharacterized protein → LHRYLASGDSLVSLAFSYRLGCSTVREAVHLVCAAIEKMMMERFLPRPTEDTWKEVAQGFWEKWNFPNCLGAIDGKYIVTQAPPLSGSQYFNYKKTFSIVLLALVDADYRFRVIQVGDFGRTSDGGVYAGSDLGKGLEARTLHVPTSTSLPGAAHLGEMPFVMVGDAAFPLKPYLMRPYPGKNLTQQKRILNYRLSRARMVVENAFGILASRWRIFHHRINLHPKNVDKLVVAACILHNFLLAPSENQRLLDEEEQQGRHMAPVRNMGGNRASREACNVREAFCTFFNSPEGSVSWQDRMV, encoded by the coding sequence CTTCACAGATACTTGGCTTCCGGGGACTCACTGGTCAGcctagcattcagctatcgccTAGGATGCAGTACTGTGAGAGAAGCTGTCCATTTGGTGTGTGCAGCCATTGAAAAAATGATGATGGAGAGGTTCCTACCCAGGCCAACAGAAGACACGTGGAAGGAGGTTGCACAAGGATTCTGGGAAAAATGGAATTTCCCAAATTGCTTGGGAGCAATAGACGGAAAGTACATCGTCACCCAAGCACCACCACTGTCTGGGAGTCAGTACTTCAATTATAAGAAGACTTTTTCCATAGTGCTTTTGGCACTTGTTGATGCTGACTACAGGTTCCGAGTGATTCAAGTGGGGGACTTCGGAAGAACAAGTGATGGTGGGGTGTATGCCGGATCGGATTTGGGGAAAGGACTGGAGGCCAGAACACTTCATGTTCCAACCAGTACCTCTCTACCTGGTGCTGCTCACCTGGGTGAGATGCCATTCGTCATGGTGGGTGATGCAGCTTTCCCACTCAAGCCATACCTGATGAGACCATACCCTGGAAAGAACCTCACTCAACAAAAGAGGATTTTAAACTACAGACTTTCCAGAGCAAGGATGGTGGTGGAAAATGCCTTCGGCATTCTGGCCTCCAGGTGGAGAATCTTCCATCATCGCATCAACCTGCACCCGAAAAACGTGGACAAGCTTGTGGTGGCTGCATGCATCCTACACAACTTCCTGCTGGCCCCTAGTGAAAACCAGAGGTTGCTGGATGAGGAAGAGCAGCAAGGAAGACACATGGCACCAGTGAGAAACATGGGAGGAAACAGGGCAtcaagagaggcctgtaatgtgaGGGAGGCTTTCTGCACCTTCTTCAACTCTCCTGAGGGCAGTGTGTCTTGGCAGGACAGGATGGTGTGA